One genomic region from Granulicatella adiacens ATCC 49175 encodes:
- a CDS encoding RbsD/FucU family protein produces the protein MLKQIPKILSPELVKYLMEMGHGDELVLADANFPAHRIGQRVIRMDGHGVPVALEAILQVLPLDTYSSYQAGLMQVVPGDPTVPVIWDEYKRLLEESHPGAAIKEFERFEFYEQAKDAYLVIQTGESALYGNIILKKGVL, from the coding sequence ATGTTAAAACAAATTCCTAAAATTTTAAGCCCAGAACTTGTGAAATATTTAATGGAGATGGGACATGGAGATGAATTGGTACTTGCGGATGCTAACTTCCCAGCTCATCGTATCGGTCAACGAGTGATTCGTATGGACGGACATGGGGTGCCTGTTGCTTTAGAAGCGATTCTACAAGTATTACCATTAGATACTTACAGTTCATATCAAGCAGGATTAATGCAAGTCGTTCCGGGAGATCCAACTGTTCCGGTGATTTGGGACGAATATAAACGTCTCTTAGAAGAAAGCCACCCAGGAGCAGCAATTAAAGAGTTTGAACGATTTGAGTTTTACGAACAAGCAAAAGACGCCTATCTTGTAATTCAAACAGGAGAAAGTGCCTTGTATGGAAACATCATCTTGAAAAAAGGTGTTTTATAA
- the agaF gene encoding PTS galactosamine/N-acetylgalactosamine transporter subunit IIA has product MIGLILTGHGEFAIGVGHALEMIAGKQTAYKVVPFLESDPIETLENNLRDAMKELQEETEGIVVFADLLGGSPFKSAMVASMDFDNVEVVVGTNLPMLIEIAMLREFASSAQDVVTQSLTAGREAIQQVSLPTPQDKVVEEDGDGI; this is encoded by the coding sequence ATGATAGGGTTAATTCTTACAGGACATGGGGAGTTTGCAATTGGAGTAGGACACGCTTTAGAAATGATTGCAGGAAAACAAACTGCATATAAGGTAGTGCCTTTTTTAGAAAGCGATCCAATAGAAACTCTTGAAAATAATCTAAGAGACGCTATGAAAGAGTTGCAAGAGGAAACAGAAGGGATTGTAGTATTTGCAGACCTTTTAGGAGGAAGTCCTTTCAAATCAGCAATGGTTGCATCAATGGATTTTGATAATGTTGAGGTTGTCGTAGGTACAAACTTACCAATGTTAATTGAAATAGCGATGTTACGCGAGTTTGCTTCAAGCGCTCAAGATGTAGTGACTCAAAGTTTAACAGCAGGTCGAGAAGCCATTCAACAGGTGAGTCTTCCAACGCCTCAAGATAAAGTGGTCGAAGAAGACGGAGATGGAATTTAA
- the agaV gene encoding PTS N-acetylgalactosamine transporter subunit IIB, with amino-acid sequence MPNILLTRIDNRLIHGQVATQWSSYLGANLLLVANDKVAGDPMRQGLMDMAAPAGAQTRYFTIEKTINIIGKAADRQLIFIICENPQDVLKLVEGGVPIKKVNIGNMHMAEGKRQVAGVVAVDDADVAAFKKLQELGVELEIQKVPTEGKEDVSKLFQ; translated from the coding sequence ATGCCAAATATTTTATTAACACGAATTGACAATCGTTTAATCCATGGTCAAGTGGCGACTCAATGGTCTTCTTATTTAGGGGCCAACCTATTATTAGTAGCCAATGACAAAGTGGCGGGAGATCCGATGCGTCAAGGGTTAATGGATATGGCTGCTCCTGCTGGTGCACAGACTCGTTACTTCACGATTGAAAAAACGATTAACATCATCGGTAAGGCAGCAGATCGTCAGTTGATTTTCATTATTTGTGAAAATCCACAAGACGTTTTAAAACTAGTAGAAGGGGGGGTACCGATTAAAAAAGTCAACATTGGGAACATGCATATGGCGGAGGGTAAACGTCAAGTTGCAGGTGTTGTCGCAGTGGATGATGCAGATGTAGCTGCATTTAAGAAACTGCAAGAGTTAGGAGTCGAACTTGAAATTCAGAAAGTTCCAACTGAAGGAAAAGAAGACGTATCGAAATTATTTCAATAA
- a CDS encoding sugar ABC transporter ATP-binding protein, whose protein sequence is MSNPVILEMKGIVKSFGPVKALKGVDFDLRAGEVHALMGENGAGKSTLMKVLTGIYGANEGTIHYNGKQVEYSKPKEAMDDGIVIVHQELNMMNHLTVAQNIFIGREEINQGLFINDNAGNKKAKELFKLLKLDINPQEKVGNLTVGKQQMVEIAKALSMDAKIIVFDEPTAALTESEINELFAIIDDLRAKGVGIIYISHRMDEIARITDRVTVMRDGEYVGTVNTKETTKDEIIAMMVGRTIYEDPKAVSAVPEGAPVVLEVEHLNSGSHVKDVSFVLHKGEILGFSGLMGAGRTEVARLLFGADKKDSGTIKINGKEVDIKNPQDAIREGIGYLSEDRKRYGCIVDMTIANNTVMTNLDKYIKGGLIDDGEIVKVSDEFVKQLRTKTPSSKQLVRNLSGGNQQKVVIAKWLEQNSDILIFDEPTRGIDVGAKSEIYSLMNELVAQGKSIIMISSELTEILRMSDRIVVMCEGRKTGELDISQATQERILALATDR, encoded by the coding sequence ATGAGTAATCCAGTTATTCTTGAAATGAAGGGAATTGTGAAATCGTTTGGACCTGTAAAAGCCTTAAAAGGTGTAGACTTCGACCTAAGAGCAGGTGAAGTACACGCACTAATGGGTGAAAACGGGGCTGGTAAATCCACTTTGATGAAAGTTTTGACAGGTATTTACGGCGCGAACGAAGGAACGATTCACTATAACGGAAAACAAGTAGAATATTCAAAGCCAAAAGAGGCTATGGACGATGGGATTGTAATCGTGCACCAAGAGTTGAATATGATGAACCACTTAACAGTGGCTCAAAACATCTTCATCGGTCGTGAAGAAATTAATCAAGGTCTCTTCATCAACGATAATGCCGGAAATAAAAAGGCAAAAGAATTATTCAAATTGTTGAAACTGGATATTAATCCACAAGAAAAAGTGGGAAACTTAACAGTTGGTAAACAACAAATGGTTGAAATTGCCAAAGCATTGTCAATGGATGCTAAGATTATTGTTTTCGACGAACCAACAGCAGCGTTAACAGAATCAGAAATTAATGAATTATTCGCAATTATTGATGACTTACGTGCTAAAGGTGTAGGAATTATCTATATTTCTCACCGTATGGACGAAATTGCCCGTATTACGGACCGTGTAACGGTTATGAGGGACGGGGAATATGTTGGAACTGTAAATACAAAAGAAACTACAAAGGACGAGATCATCGCAATGATGGTTGGTCGTACTATTTACGAAGATCCGAAAGCGGTTTCTGCAGTACCAGAAGGAGCACCTGTTGTATTAGAAGTGGAACACTTAAACTCAGGAAGCCACGTAAAAGATGTTAGCTTTGTGCTTCATAAAGGTGAAATCTTAGGTTTCTCTGGATTAATGGGAGCGGGCCGAACAGAAGTAGCTCGTTTACTATTCGGAGCGGATAAGAAAGATAGCGGAACAATTAAAATTAATGGTAAAGAGGTTGATATTAAAAATCCTCAAGATGCTATTAGAGAAGGTATTGGTTATCTTTCAGAAGACCGTAAACGTTATGGATGTATCGTTGATATGACCATTGCCAATAACACAGTAATGACAAACCTTGATAAGTACATTAAAGGTGGTTTAATTGATGACGGTGAAATTGTGAAAGTCAGTGATGAATTCGTTAAACAATTAAGAACGAAAACACCATCATCGAAACAACTAGTTCGTAACTTATCAGGTGGTAACCAACAAAAAGTTGTTATTGCGAAATGGCTAGAACAAAATAGCGATATTCTAATTTTTGACGAACCAACTCGAGGAATTGACGTTGGTGCGAAAAGTGAAATCTACTCATTAATGAATGAACTAGTAGCTCAAGGAAAATCAATCATTATGATTTCTTCAGAGCTTACAGAAATTTTACGTATGAGCGATCGTATTGTTGTCATGTGTGAAGGACGTAAAACAGGTGAACTTGATATCAGTCAAGCAACTCAAGAACGTATCCTCGCTTTAGCAACGGATCGATAA
- a CDS encoding rhamnulokinase, producing MSLIKLLAIDLGASSGRVMQAIYDGRSLQLSEVHRFKNEPVNLNDGLYWNLLHLFGEIKQGIKKASKDSIPIRSISVDTWGVDYAYLDQNGDLLYQPHCYRDNRMGRYEESFYNAISKKELFQKTGVQPATINTVLQIYSDLQEKPQLKNIVQRVLFIPDLINYLLSGVLSNEYTIASTSGLLDIFTQDFSEEVFERLDIPRKWFTTPTKNGAVLRQLSPRITQQLKVDSFDVIAGAGHDTAAAVLAIPYEHEKGTVFISCGTWSLVGTESDEPVVTDEAFASGLTNEGCFDGKYRLLQNTTGMWIIQELQRDWRLQGEEVGFGEMVTLAEEVTDNQTWIHPNDPVFASPGEMETKIKEWCKVSGQRVPQTKGQIVRVVLESLALTYLETITQLEQLTKHEMTTVQMVGGGIQNKLLCQLTADFTGRTVITGPIEASALGNILSQMLTLGVISSRKEAQDIIKASEPVTRYESRVIENLEEIRLNFNKVKRGIQSC from the coding sequence ATGAGCTTGATTAAATTATTAGCCATTGATTTAGGTGCAAGTTCAGGACGTGTTATGCAGGCGATTTATGACGGACGCTCCCTCCAATTATCAGAGGTTCATCGGTTCAAAAACGAACCGGTGAATCTTAATGATGGTTTGTATTGGAATTTGTTGCACTTGTTTGGAGAAATTAAGCAAGGAATCAAGAAGGCTTCCAAAGATTCGATTCCGATTCGTTCCATCTCTGTTGATACATGGGGAGTAGACTATGCCTATCTAGATCAAAATGGAGATTTGCTCTATCAACCACATTGTTACAGAGATAACCGGATGGGTCGATATGAGGAGTCATTTTATAACGCTATCTCGAAGAAAGAATTATTCCAAAAAACAGGTGTGCAGCCTGCAACCATTAATACGGTCTTACAAATCTACTCAGATTTGCAAGAAAAACCACAACTTAAAAATATCGTTCAACGCGTGTTGTTTATCCCAGATTTAATCAACTACTTACTTTCAGGGGTGCTCTCAAACGAATATACTATTGCAAGTACAAGTGGGTTACTGGATATTTTCACACAAGATTTCTCTGAAGAAGTATTTGAACGCTTAGATATTCCACGTAAATGGTTTACAACACCAACGAAGAATGGTGCAGTTTTAAGACAATTATCACCTCGCATCACTCAACAGTTGAAAGTTGATTCATTTGACGTGATTGCAGGAGCTGGACATGATACAGCTGCTGCAGTACTTGCGATTCCATATGAACATGAAAAAGGGACTGTCTTTATTTCATGTGGTACTTGGTCGCTTGTCGGAACGGAATCCGACGAACCTGTTGTAACCGATGAAGCATTTGCCTCAGGACTAACTAATGAAGGATGTTTTGATGGTAAATATCGCCTCTTACAAAACACAACAGGAATGTGGATTATTCAAGAATTACAACGCGACTGGCGCTTGCAAGGGGAAGAAGTTGGCTTTGGCGAAATGGTGACATTAGCCGAAGAAGTAACGGACAACCAAACATGGATTCATCCAAACGACCCAGTTTTCGCTTCTCCTGGAGAAATGGAAACAAAAATTAAAGAATGGTGTAAAGTGAGTGGGCAAAGAGTTCCACAAACGAAAGGTCAAATCGTTCGTGTCGTTCTAGAAAGTTTAGCTTTAACCTATCTAGAGACGATTACGCAATTAGAACAATTGACAAAACATGAAATGACAACTGTTCAAATGGTCGGCGGAGGTATTCAAAATAAATTGCTTTGCCAGTTAACGGCAGACTTTACAGGACGTACAGTCATCACAGGACCAATCGAAGCGAGTGCACTTGGAAATATCTTGTCACAAATGCTAACTCTTGGAGTGATTTCAAGCCGCAAAGAAGCACAAGATATTATTAAGGCTTCAGAACCTGTGACACGTTATGAAAGTCGTGTGATTGAGAATTTAGAAGAAATTCGCTTGAATTTCAATAAAGTGAAGAGAGGAATTCAGTCATGTTAA
- a CDS encoding biotin transporter BioY has protein sequence MKKLSIQTIVLAALIGALCYVSSYLKIPIGPVPFSAQTATVILASLLLPPVAAFAAQFIHFLLLFLLGGGTALFISPSFGFVIGFMVAAPVISFIGNRINNIFGWVLAALVGEVIFYVIGIPYMTFVLLSIKMQELSLQQILGFGLYPFILPDLGKLVIAVFLADRIKVLTKKHN, from the coding sequence ATGAAAAAATTATCAATTCAAACAATTGTACTTGCTGCACTTATTGGTGCACTCTGCTACGTATCTAGCTACTTAAAAATCCCGATTGGACCAGTACCATTCTCAGCACAAACTGCTACAGTTATTTTGGCATCACTACTCTTGCCACCAGTTGCTGCATTTGCTGCTCAATTTATTCACTTCCTATTACTTTTCTTATTAGGAGGAGGTACTGCATTATTTATTTCTCCATCATTTGGTTTTGTAATTGGATTTATGGTTGCTGCACCTGTCATCTCATTTATTGGAAACCGTATCAACAATATTTTTGGATGGGTTCTAGCCGCACTTGTTGGTGAAGTCATTTTCTACGTCATCGGAATTCCTTATATGACCTTTGTACTCTTAAGCATTAAGATGCAAGAACTAAGTCTTCAACAAATCCTTGGCTTCGGTTTATATCCGTTCATTCTTCCTGATTTAGGGAAATTAGTGATTGCAGTCTTTCTTGCAGACCGTATTAAAGTTCTTACAAAAAAACACAATTAA
- a CDS encoding iron-containing alcohol dehydrogenase: protein MSTFYVPAINLIGRGVVKEIGPYVKDLGYHKALLVTDKFIESSDILPKVTEPLKEAGVDFVVYSDVEPNPTCKNVNDGVAALKENNCDFIISLGGGSPQDCASCISVIATNGGKPQDYEGLHKSAKKGLPVVAINTTAGTSAEITINYVITDEERKVKMVMVDKNSLALISVNDPELMVSKPAALTAATGMDALTHAVEALVTPGAYGVTMKLSIGAIELIKEYLPRAVKDGHDIEAREGMVNAIFLGGMSFNNAGLGYVHSMAHQLGAVYKLPHGVCCAMLLPVIERENAKRVPAAFRDVAKALGLQTEGKSDEECAAYAIKEIETLSETVGIPKKLTELGIEEKDFDFEYLSKNALIDACAPGNPFMPTLEETIAFYKELF from the coding sequence ATGTCAACATTTTATGTACCAGCTATTAACTTAATCGGAAGAGGAGTCGTTAAAGAAATTGGACCTTATGTAAAAGATCTAGGATATCATAAAGCTCTTTTAGTAACGGATAAATTTATCGAATCAAGTGATATTCTTCCTAAAGTCACAGAACCTTTAAAAGAAGCAGGTGTAGACTTCGTTGTTTACTCTGATGTAGAGCCAAACCCAACTTGTAAAAATGTTAACGATGGGGTTGCTGCATTAAAAGAAAACAACTGCGACTTCATCATCAGCTTAGGTGGTGGTTCACCTCAAGACTGTGCAAGCTGTATTTCAGTAATTGCAACAAATGGTGGAAAACCACAAGACTACGAAGGATTACACAAATCTGCTAAAAAAGGTTTACCAGTTGTTGCTATCAACACAACTGCTGGTACTTCAGCTGAAATTACAATCAACTATGTAATTACAGACGAAGAAAGAAAAGTTAAAATGGTAATGGTTGATAAAAACAGCCTAGCTTTAATCTCAGTAAACGACCCTGAATTAATGGTATCTAAACCAGCAGCATTAACTGCAGCAACTGGTATGGATGCATTAACTCATGCGGTTGAAGCTTTAGTAACTCCTGGTGCTTACGGGGTTACTATGAAATTATCAATTGGTGCAATCGAATTGATTAAAGAATACTTACCACGTGCTGTTAAAGATGGTCATGACATCGAAGCTCGTGAAGGTATGGTGAACGCAATCTTCTTAGGTGGTATGTCATTCAACAACGCTGGACTAGGATATGTTCACTCAATGGCTCACCAATTAGGTGCTGTTTACAAACTTCCACACGGTGTATGCTGTGCTATGTTATTACCAGTAATCGAACGCGAAAATGCTAAACGTGTTCCAGCTGCATTCCGTGATGTTGCAAAAGCTTTAGGTTTACAAACTGAAGGTAAATCTGATGAAGAATGTGCAGCATACGCAATCAAAGAAATCGAAACTCTTTCTGAAACAGTAGGTATTCCTAAGAAATTAACTGAATTAGGAATTGAAGAAAAAGACTTCGACTTCGAATATCTATCTAAGAATGCGTTAATCGATGCTTGTGCACCTGGTAACCCATTCATGCCAACATTAGAAGAAACAATTGCTTTCTACAAAGAATTGTTCTAA
- the yajC gene encoding preprotein translocase subunit YajC — MTAEIILVSSLTFIVFVAVILGVYYFFSRKNMKRQQQYFEKLHGDLQVGKRVICANGLYGTVKKIDEEKTEVEIAKGVIITVSRYAISEVL, encoded by the coding sequence ATGACAGCAGAAATTATTTTAGTGAGTTCACTGACATTTATCGTTTTTGTTGCTGTTATTTTAGGGGTTTATTATTTCTTCTCTAGAAAGAATATGAAGCGCCAGCAACAATATTTCGAAAAATTGCACGGTGATTTGCAGGTAGGAAAAAGAGTGATTTGTGCAAATGGTCTATACGGGACTGTGAAAAAAATTGATGAAGAAAAGACTGAAGTAGAAATTGCTAAAGGAGTTATCATTACCGTTTCTCGATATGCAATTTCTGAAGTCTTATAA
- a CDS encoding ABC transporter permease, producing MEEKKSLWTKLVQSVGLQKLIALIALIVIFTFFAVSSESFRSFDTAVSILDASYYIGFLAIGVTFVIITGGIDLSIGTVMMCSAIVGGVLHTKMGWPLWLALLAILVIGGVFGLFNGILIAKFGLPPFIATLGTMMISRGLSSIVSNVQSVTFPLRGTGEGWYKDLFRTQDNFPTGLIVLIVVAIIAAIVLNKTKIGRYIFAIGSNKEATRLSGVNVIKWEGMAYVISGLLAGLAGIAYAATYSTILPGTGNGMELDAIAGVVVGGTSLAGGVGSVVGTIIGVFIMSVLKIGLPYIDLQPHYQLFITGFVVIVAVYSDILIRMNKKK from the coding sequence ATGGAAGAGAAAAAGTCCCTATGGACGAAACTGGTACAATCAGTTGGATTACAAAAATTAATTGCATTAATCGCGTTGATCGTGATTTTCACATTCTTTGCAGTCTCAAGTGAATCGTTCCGTTCGTTTGATACAGCGGTAAGCATTTTAGACGCATCTTATTACATTGGTTTCTTAGCAATTGGGGTAACATTCGTTATTATCACCGGTGGTATTGACTTATCAATCGGTACAGTAATGATGTGTTCTGCCATCGTTGGTGGAGTACTCCATACAAAAATGGGTTGGCCATTATGGCTAGCATTGTTGGCAATATTAGTGATTGGGGGTGTATTTGGATTATTCAACGGAATTTTAATTGCGAAATTTGGATTGCCACCATTCATCGCAACACTTGGTACAATGATGATTTCACGTGGTTTAAGCTCAATCGTATCAAACGTACAAAGTGTAACGTTCCCATTACGTGGAACTGGTGAAGGCTGGTACAAAGACTTATTCAGAACGCAAGATAATTTTCCGACCGGGTTGATCGTCTTGATTGTCGTAGCGATTATTGCAGCCATTGTTTTAAACAAAACAAAAATTGGTCGTTACATCTTTGCTATCGGTTCAAATAAAGAAGCTACTAGACTTTCAGGTGTAAACGTTATCAAATGGGAAGGTATGGCTTATGTTATCAGTGGACTTCTAGCAGGTCTAGCTGGTATTGCATATGCTGCAACATATTCAACAATCCTTCCTGGTACAGGGAACGGTATGGAACTTGATGCCATCGCCGGAGTAGTAGTTGGTGGTACTTCACTTGCTGGTGGGGTTGGTTCTGTTGTTGGTACAATCATCGGGGTATTCATTATGTCTGTCTTGAAGATCGGTTTACCATACATCGACTTACAACCACACTATCAATTATTCATTACAGGTTTTGTTGTAATCGTTGCCGTTTACTCAGATATCTTAATCCGCATGAATAAGAAAAAATAA
- a CDS encoding PTS mannose/fructose/sorbose/N-acetylgalactosamine transporter subunit IIC: MQASFIQILLVFLVTFVAAIDQFSFLESLYQPIVMGPVIGAILGDLQTGLIVGGTYQLMTIGNMPVGGAQPPNAVIGGIMATVLAISLKLDPAAAVGAAVPFALLGQYGVTLIFALMSPMMAVADGYAHDANPKGIVRLNYLAMAALGAIFGLVVVLFFIGGQTIGDTLTKSIPEWFMAGLGAAGGMMRFVGFAILLKVMVSKELWGFYFLGFALANIVSASESLGGSALVLLAFVGFAIAYWDFQIHTKFKTAGASIVNDGGEEDGI; this comes from the coding sequence ATGCAAGCAAGTTTTATTCAAATTTTATTAGTATTCCTAGTAACGTTTGTAGCTGCGATTGACCAATTTAGCTTTTTAGAATCACTTTATCAACCAATCGTTATGGGTCCTGTGATTGGAGCTATTTTGGGAGATCTCCAAACTGGTTTAATTGTTGGGGGTACTTATCAATTAATGACAATCGGTAACATGCCAGTCGGTGGGGCACAACCACCTAATGCCGTAATCGGTGGAATTATGGCGACAGTTTTGGCTATCAGTCTTAAATTAGATCCAGCTGCTGCAGTAGGTGCGGCTGTTCCATTTGCACTTTTAGGTCAATATGGCGTTACTTTGATTTTTGCTTTAATGTCACCAATGATGGCAGTAGCCGATGGATATGCACATGATGCTAATCCAAAAGGTATTGTTCGCTTGAACTACTTAGCGATGGCTGCTCTTGGGGCTATCTTTGGTCTTGTAGTTGTATTATTCTTTATCGGTGGACAAACAATCGGGGATACTTTAACGAAATCTATTCCTGAATGGTTTATGGCTGGTTTAGGTGCAGCAGGGGGTATGATGCGCTTTGTTGGGTTTGCAATCTTACTTAAAGTAATGGTTTCTAAAGAACTATGGGGCTTCTACTTCTTAGGTTTTGCTTTAGCAAACATTGTTTCTGCAAGTGAAAGCTTAGGTGGCTCTGCATTAGTATTATTAGCGTTTGTTGGTTTTGCAATTGCATACTGGGATTTCCAAATCCATACAAAATTCAAAACAGCTGGTGCTAGCATTGTGAACGATGGAGGTGAAGAAGATGGCATATAA
- a CDS encoding PTS system mannose/fructose/sorbose family transporter subunit IID — MAYNIPDSYKNQTPAPRLDKATLNKMAWRSIFLQASFNYERMQAAGWLYGILPGLEKIHTDKDDLAASMSHNLEFFNTHPFLVTFVMGIVLSLEQNKADIQTIRAVRVAAMGPLGGIGDALFWFTLVPIVAGISSNFALQGSIAGPLLFLAVFNIAQFAIRYWLMHWSYNLGTDAIGIFTANAKEFTRAASILGVFVVGALTSLYGGTKLGIQIANGEKPIVIQTILDGVLPKLIPLGITLGLYYLLARKKWTPLRCIVLLLVAGIGFAFLGHILGVKFWG, encoded by the coding sequence ATGGCATATAATATTCCAGATTCTTATAAAAACCAAACGCCTGCTCCACGCTTAGATAAAGCGACTTTAAATAAAATGGCATGGCGTTCAATTTTCCTACAAGCTTCTTTCAACTATGAACGTATGCAAGCAGCTGGTTGGTTATACGGTATTTTACCAGGGTTAGAAAAAATCCACACAGACAAAGATGACTTAGCTGCATCAATGTCTCATAACTTAGAGTTCTTTAATACTCACCCATTCTTAGTAACATTCGTAATGGGGATTGTATTATCTCTTGAACAAAACAAAGCAGATATTCAAACAATCCGTGCGGTACGTGTTGCTGCAATGGGACCATTGGGTGGTATCGGTGACGCTTTATTCTGGTTCACATTAGTTCCAATCGTAGCCGGTATTTCTTCAAACTTTGCTTTACAAGGAAGCATCGCTGGACCATTACTATTCTTGGCAGTATTCAATATTGCACAATTTGCAATTCGTTACTGGTTAATGCACTGGTCTTATAATTTAGGAACAGATGCAATTGGTATCTTTACTGCAAATGCCAAAGAATTCACTCGTGCTGCTTCAATCCTTGGAGTATTCGTTGTGGGGGCTTTAACTAGCCTTTACGGTGGTACTAAATTAGGGATTCAAATCGCAAACGGTGAAAAACCAATCGTTATCCAAACAATCTTAGATGGTGTATTACCAAAATTAATTCCACTTGGAATTACTTTAGGACTATATTACTTATTAGCGCGTAAAAAATGGACGCCATTACGTTGTATCGTTCTTCTATTAGTTGCCGGAATCGGTTTTGCGTTCTTAGGACACATACTAGGAGTTAAATTCTGGGGTTAG
- a CDS encoding ABC transporter substrate-binding protein — MKKSFKYAIATLACASALLAGCTSNKSNADGGKTQSGGDFKVEVIAKGFQHDFWKAVNKGAEKAAQELGAKVTFVGPQNETAIAEQLEQLNNAINKNPKAIALAALDTEAELDAIKQAQSKNIPIIGFDSGVPGAPEGAIKATASTDNHAAGGNAAEHLFPLLEKKIGDKKVRIGVVSQEVNSLSITQRTSGFIDKMVELLNKKGIKTAVTGHDKFKNDVNEADAKVVIEVRVPAQVDDAAGKTEASTVLEKEDTVAIYGSNEFAAKAIINANGGFKESKLGADKILAVGFDSGALQQDAIRKGIFVGSVTQDPVQIGYQAVKLAVAAAKGETVKDVDTGSKWYDAKNIDSDEIKALLYE; from the coding sequence ATGAAAAAGTCATTCAAATATGCTATTGCAACTCTAGCTTGTGCTTCTGCATTATTAGCAGGATGTACTTCAAATAAATCAAATGCTGATGGTGGAAAAACTCAATCAGGCGGCGACTTCAAAGTAGAAGTAATCGCGAAAGGTTTCCAACATGACTTCTGGAAAGCAGTTAACAAAGGAGCTGAAAAAGCAGCTCAAGAATTAGGGGCTAAAGTTACTTTCGTAGGACCTCAAAATGAAACAGCTATCGCAGAACAATTGGAACAATTAAATAACGCGATCAACAAAAATCCAAAAGCAATCGCTTTAGCTGCATTAGATACTGAAGCAGAATTAGATGCGATTAAACAAGCACAATCTAAAAACATTCCTATTATCGGGTTTGACTCAGGGGTTCCTGGGGCACCAGAAGGAGCAATTAAAGCTACTGCCTCAACAGATAACCATGCTGCTGGTGGTAATGCCGCTGAACACTTATTCCCATTACTAGAAAAGAAAATCGGCGACAAGAAAGTTCGTATCGGGGTTGTTTCTCAAGAAGTAAACTCACTTTCAATCACTCAAAGAACAAGTGGTTTCATTGATAAAATGGTTGAATTATTAAATAAAAAAGGCATTAAAACTGCTGTAACTGGACATGACAAGTTCAAAAACGATGTAAACGAAGCGGATGCAAAAGTTGTAATCGAAGTTCGTGTTCCAGCACAAGTAGATGATGCTGCAGGTAAAACAGAAGCTTCTACAGTTCTTGAAAAAGAAGATACTGTCGCAATCTATGGTTCTAATGAATTCGCTGCAAAAGCAATCATCAATGCTAACGGCGGTTTTAAAGAATCTAAACTTGGCGCAGACAAGATCTTAGCTGTTGGGTTCGACTCAGGTGCATTACAACAAGATGCTATCCGTAAAGGAATCTTCGTTGGTTCTGTAACTCAAGACCCAGTTCAAATTGGTTACCAAGCTGTTAAATTAGCAGTTGCCGCAGCTAAAGGTGAAACAGTGAAAGACGTGGATACTGGTTCTAAATGGTATGACGCTAAGAACATCGATAGCGATGAAATCAAAGCTTTACTATACGAATAA
- a CDS encoding PTS lactose/cellobiose transporter subunit IIA, producing the protein MSETKKADTQRLMQLIVKSSKVTTLAMQSVKSALAGDISSARGLLDEARAKGVEAHNVQTEMIQQEIRGEGDSPTLLSVHAQDHFMNSHLLLEVVDIIVNQQEQIETLKERITKLEQVGEMHE; encoded by the coding sequence ATGAGCGAGACAAAAAAAGCAGATACGCAACGATTGATGCAACTCATTGTCAAAAGTAGCAAAGTAACAACTTTAGCAATGCAATCCGTTAAGAGTGCTCTTGCAGGTGATATTTCATCTGCAAGAGGCCTCCTTGATGAAGCAAGAGCTAAAGGAGTTGAAGCGCATAATGTTCAAACAGAAATGATTCAGCAAGAAATAAGAGGAGAGGGAGATAGCCCTACACTTCTTTCCGTTCATGCGCAAGATCATTTTATGAACAGCCACTTGCTGCTAGAAGTTGTAGACATCATTGTAAATCAACAAGAACAAATAGAAACGCTAAAAGAGCGTATTACAAAACTGGAACAGGTAGGTGAAATGCATGAGTAA